The following coding sequences are from one bacterium window:
- a CDS encoding glycosyltransferase — translation MRKTIVIIGSRGIPASYSGFETSIQETSIRLVNKGFDVVVHCRRNHYRVKKQSFNGVRLKHLPSIKSKFFDTITHTALSTVQIFFEKVDYVILYGIGNSIFIPFLRLRGVPVIAVVDGADWERAKWPFFAKKYLSVNRYFAVYFSSLYIVDNEKLALDYQQRFKRNPVYIPYGANQLSIYDSRFLGKYGLCERGYIIFIGRFVKEKGIDLLIQAFEQVTTDKKLVIVGGNETDKKYVQSLHSKGGNRIVFTGFIYGEEYESLLHKALFYVSASLLEGTSPSLLSAMAINGFALVSNLPENEEVLKGSCATFETGNVNQLAEKLRFYINAEDKIEIERERTKFIVKKYYSWDTITDKYVELLDHN, via the coding sequence ATGAGAAAAACTATTGTTATTATCGGGTCTCGAGGTATTCCGGCTTCGTACAGCGGGTTTGAGACATCAATTCAGGAGACATCTATTCGCCTTGTGAACAAAGGTTTTGATGTCGTGGTTCACTGTCGACGTAACCATTATCGGGTAAAGAAACAATCGTTTAATGGTGTTCGACTAAAGCATCTACCCTCAATCAAAAGTAAATTTTTTGATACTATTACCCACACTGCTTTATCAACGGTTCAAATTTTTTTTGAGAAAGTTGATTACGTCATTTTGTATGGGATAGGTAATTCTATTTTCATCCCGTTCTTAAGGTTGCGAGGAGTGCCAGTTATTGCGGTTGTTGATGGAGCCGATTGGGAAAGAGCGAAATGGCCTTTTTTTGCTAAAAAGTATCTAAGCGTAAATCGGTATTTTGCGGTTTATTTTTCTTCACTTTACATCGTTGACAATGAAAAATTAGCTTTAGATTATCAACAGCGCTTCAAAAGGAATCCTGTTTATATTCCTTATGGAGCTAATCAACTTTCTATCTACGATTCTCGTTTTCTTGGTAAATACGGTTTGTGTGAGAGGGGCTACATTATATTTATCGGGCGTTTTGTAAAAGAAAAAGGCATTGATCTTCTTATACAAGCTTTTGAACAAGTTACAACGGATAAGAAACTAGTAATCGTTGGTGGGAATGAGACTGATAAAAAATACGTTCAATCATTGCATTCAAAAGGCGGTAATCGAATTGTTTTTACAGGTTTTATCTATGGGGAAGAATACGAATCCTTGTTGCATAAAGCTTTATTTTATGTCTCTGCTTCACTACTTGAAGGTACATCCCCCTCGTTACTGAGTGCTATGGCTATTAACGGATTTGCACTTGTTAGCAATCTTCCAGAAAACGAGGAAGTGCTTAAAGGATCATGCGCAACTTTTGAGACCGGCAATGTTAATCAATTGGCGGAAAAACTTCGTTTTTATATAAATGCTGAAGATAAAATTGAAATTGAACGCGAACGGACAAAATTTATTGTAAAAAAGTATTATTCTTGGGACACAATAACGGATAAATATGTGGAATTGTTGGATCATAATTAG
- a CDS encoding glycosyltransferase family 4 protein, with protein sequence MKILLINYRYFEAGGAERYLFNIQELLEKKGHEVIPFSLRFAKNKSTVYEKYFPDPPGGDQPHFYYDEIERNFKSVFSLLERQFFSIHVYDKLSKLINDAKPDVAYVFHFLRKMSPSVIDACFDLDVPVVVRLSDFALICPESSFTRNNVVCELCQENLLNSVVYKCVKNSRVASIINYVAYQFNFIRKFQNKIDFIVSPSLHTISKFQMNSRFNSHSFRHLPTFVDPNVFELGKKRDSLNLSKRTIVYWGRISYEKGIETLIQSIIYLQNEKFTCNLLLIGGGEKNYVEKVLSMIKKNKLFNIQYIPYMEKRELFHKVAIADVAVVPSICFDNMPNSLIEAQALGLPVIASNIGSMPELVVDGYNGLLFSVGDGKDLAQVIKKFYGNVETQDYMSKNSYKWALEHYSPEVHYQKLHTLFQKIIEQRKNDA encoded by the coding sequence GTGAAAATTCTTTTGATAAATTACAGATATTTCGAAGCAGGCGGAGCCGAACGTTATCTGTTTAACATTCAGGAGTTATTAGAAAAAAAAGGCCATGAAGTAATCCCGTTTTCGCTTCGTTTTGCGAAAAACAAATCAACAGTTTATGAAAAGTATTTTCCGGATCCGCCTGGTGGCGATCAACCTCATTTTTACTATGATGAAATAGAAAGAAATTTCAAATCTGTTTTTTCTCTTTTAGAGCGTCAGTTCTTTAGTATCCACGTTTACGACAAACTCTCAAAGCTAATTAACGATGCCAAACCTGATGTGGCTTATGTGTTTCATTTTTTAAGAAAAATGTCTCCCTCTGTGATTGATGCTTGTTTTGATTTGGATGTTCCAGTCGTAGTTCGCCTCTCTGATTTTGCTTTGATTTGCCCCGAGAGTAGTTTTACCCGAAATAACGTTGTTTGTGAATTATGTCAAGAGAACTTATTGAATAGTGTAGTATATAAATGTGTTAAGAACTCAAGAGTGGCGAGTATTATCAATTATGTAGCATATCAATTTAATTTTATAAGAAAATTTCAAAATAAAATTGATTTCATTGTGAGTCCATCGCTACATACAATATCGAAGTTTCAAATGAATAGTCGTTTTAATTCCCATTCATTCAGGCATTTACCTACATTCGTAGATCCTAATGTGTTTGAATTGGGAAAGAAAAGGGATTCATTAAACCTTTCAAAAAGAACAATCGTCTATTGGGGTCGTATATCCTATGAAAAAGGTATTGAAACCCTAATACAATCTATTATTTATCTCCAAAATGAAAAATTTACATGCAATCTGTTGCTTATAGGGGGCGGAGAGAAGAATTATGTAGAAAAAGTTTTGTCTATGATTAAAAAAAACAAACTTTTCAATATTCAATATATTCCTTATATGGAGAAAAGAGAGCTTTTTCATAAAGTAGCCATTGCAGATGTTGCTGTTGTTCCATCTATATGTTTTGATAATATGCCCAATAGTCTTATCGAGGCTCAAGCGCTTGGGTTGCCGGTAATAGCATCTAATATCGGTAGTATGCCAGAACTTGTTGTTGATGGATATAATGGGTTACTTTTTTCTGTAGGTGACGGAAAAGACCTGGCTCAGGTAATCAAGAAATTCTATGGAAATGTTGAAACTCAAGATTACATGAGTAAAAATTCATATAAATGGGCTTTGGAGCATTATTCACCAGAGGTTCACTATCAAAAACTACATACGTTATTTCAAAAAATTATAGAGCAACGGAAGAATGATGCATAA
- a CDS encoding T9SS type A sorting domain-containing protein: MKNHLKISKFLCGVYMRCSRVLLILKLSLFIAFLFDTRLLQSQIHLIRHSITGSDTTVVIDAGGKIDASNTRRYSTHSIVYHNPLFYQGYPLNYYNTRSGIQGIENNYSFSLENTSSETIVNPQIEINGKGFVYQFSDWLKRLDLHGLGTRDDSLKAVWGFLTNEMFHWVTSTNEQSWLINPLRTYNVYGAGQCDQLAQILSSILKYLGYSGTNSGGIGHDPNTRLPSHAVTLIHTDKGIIPLDPDLNVFYTLRDNKALATIEEIWNDQDIARRQRTNGLVLFGETDWDDRFSAVYSRQGLLREYNRNVIDTFGLKIRPSEKFIFTWNDFTGLYQYYHVNNDVFAPPPTISYGYQIYQPLTKHALPRAFVSQSNLSVDSTSDHVQIYSTVNSNISYFTIENSNPYSLLDGYVKFNILRSDTNSGLSIYFQKDTLQSPILIYTLDSNLFGLISDSVRLYNFISPVGTPITNKYFIHLEWNSVLDKGLIIDSLSLSSVFQLNPASLPRLNAGINTVRISNDDNKAFNGLVYEHSFFSIDSIEVPPIIDSPIFPLDGGITNSSKFLFQFGLPSGMNLFEISDFHIQVSEDSLFRFPVSSHYNQMTSQYNVHGTTNQFEVPHEGLLSPNTTYYWRVATRSKDGVYSDWSPAWRFQVQIPDVVKNLRLAASTNGINILWDINSSGSLPTKYYIYGSNIRGFSVSDQTLIDSTDTNRFTISDYLKKLSFSFYRVISVDDNGNKSGPSDLIGLENVGVLFNNEISFDYSDSIKIQLRPITLIDRWGSQQGYRQFEYLDSVKISPISFPKTMSFTDSAITGYAKLWRDTSIEFRVTSSKLDTVYHIKLNPTFPSNRTPFFGAVPDSNLYEDSLYQCKITVADSDSVYGDTTILELLFKPSWMTFDPASMIVYGTPTAYNVGDTSFSMLVTDLQGATNVQTQSIRVHHTNHAPIFGSIPVQTAKEDSQFVIRIYAHDVDSMFFGDELRYFMLNGPSWLIIDSVTGYLTGIPDAYDAGENHVVVEAYDQKGGRDSLVFSINVLHTNHPPVFVSNPDTIALEDEVYNYTAYAYDQDSLLFNDKIKYRLVIGPHWLTMDSISGVLQGIPDGYSVGDTTVLLEATDGFVTIQQSFELKIVHVNHAPIFLSSTDSVAKVDSLYRFQLYAFDKDSFLFNDILRYRLFDGPDWMTIDSVSGVIIGVPSESDIGKHLVIAEAYDRNGSSSEVEWAVTVGRAFRPPTAFALENPTHQDTLTLFKTPLMRTFTWSKANDPDSQDTLLYHFRIYGPGLDTVFHGIKDTNVTFSGIVFQENSKYYWTVKVFDGMFTVSSIDTFYFHTTKRFSNQTFEELPKSFELFQNYPNPFNPNTILRFQVPEESEVILDIYNILGQKVQRIYKGRLPAKYFEIDWKAEGKASGIYIIRMEAIGKISGRRYIKSRRILLLK, encoded by the coding sequence ATGAAGAATCACCTTAAAATAAGTAAATTCTTATGTGGCGTCTATATGCGGTGTTCTAGAGTATTATTAATATTAAAACTTTCTTTGTTCATTGCTTTTCTATTTGATACCAGATTACTGCAAAGTCAGATTCATTTAATTCGTCATTCAATAACAGGAAGCGACACGACTGTTGTCATAGACGCCGGCGGGAAAATAGATGCATCCAATACTCGGCGTTATTCGACGCATAGTATTGTTTATCATAACCCTCTCTTTTACCAAGGATACCCGCTTAATTATTATAATACGAGGTCGGGTATACAAGGTATTGAGAATAACTATAGTTTTTCATTAGAAAACACATCGTCGGAAACAATTGTAAATCCGCAGATCGAAATAAATGGTAAGGGATTCGTCTATCAATTTAGCGATTGGCTTAAACGGCTAGATTTACACGGATTGGGCACGCGCGACGATTCATTGAAAGCCGTGTGGGGATTTCTTACAAACGAAATGTTTCATTGGGTTACCAGTACTAATGAGCAAAGTTGGTTAATAAACCCCTTAAGGACTTACAATGTTTATGGTGCCGGCCAATGTGACCAGTTGGCACAGATACTTTCTTCCATTCTTAAGTATTTAGGGTATTCGGGTACGAATTCCGGTGGGATTGGTCACGACCCTAATACACGTCTTCCCTCACATGCTGTGACACTGATTCACACAGATAAAGGGATCATCCCACTTGATCCCGATCTAAACGTATTTTATACACTAAGAGACAATAAGGCTCTTGCAACCATAGAAGAAATATGGAATGATCAAGATATTGCTAGGCGTCAACGAACTAACGGTTTAGTGTTATTTGGGGAAACTGACTGGGATGATCGTTTTTCTGCCGTTTATTCGCGTCAAGGGCTTCTGCGAGAATATAATCGTAATGTCATTGATACGTTTGGACTTAAAATTCGCCCAAGTGAAAAATTTATTTTTACATGGAATGATTTTACAGGGCTTTATCAGTATTATCATGTCAACAATGATGTTTTTGCGCCACCTCCAACGATAAGTTATGGTTATCAGATTTATCAACCGCTTACAAAACACGCTTTGCCCCGAGCTTTTGTAAGTCAATCAAATCTATCGGTTGATTCAACCTCCGATCATGTCCAAATATATTCAACTGTAAATTCGAATATATCCTATTTTACAATAGAAAATTCAAATCCATATTCTTTATTGGACGGATATGTGAAGTTTAACATTTTACGATCTGATACTAACTCAGGCCTTTCGATTTATTTTCAGAAAGATACGCTCCAATCGCCGATTTTGATTTATACTTTAGATTCCAATTTGTTTGGTTTGATATCTGATTCTGTCAGGCTTTACAACTTCATATCTCCTGTTGGGACCCCTATTACAAATAAGTATTTTATTCACCTCGAATGGAATTCAGTTTTGGATAAAGGTCTAATAATTGATAGCTTATCTTTAAGTTCAGTTTTTCAACTGAACCCCGCCTCCTTGCCTAGATTGAACGCGGGTATTAATACTGTTCGGATAAGTAACGATGATAATAAAGCCTTTAACGGTTTAGTTTATGAGCACTCCTTTTTTTCTATTGATTCCATTGAGGTGCCACCAATAATTGATTCACCGATTTTTCCTTTAGACGGTGGGATTACTAATTCATCAAAGTTTCTGTTTCAGTTCGGTCTGCCTTCCGGGATGAATTTATTTGAGATATCGGATTTTCATATTCAGGTCAGTGAAGACTCATTGTTTCGGTTCCCTGTCTCTTCACACTATAACCAAATGACAAGTCAATATAACGTTCATGGTACCACTAATCAGTTTGAAGTTCCTCATGAGGGCCTATTATCGCCCAATACGACTTATTATTGGAGAGTGGCGACACGTTCAAAAGACGGAGTTTATAGTGATTGGAGTCCTGCTTGGAGATTTCAGGTACAAATACCTGATGTAGTTAAGAATTTGCGCTTGGCAGCTTCAACAAACGGCATTAATATATTATGGGATATCAACTCCAGCGGGAGCCTCCCAACGAAGTATTATATATACGGCAGTAACATCAGAGGTTTTTCGGTTTCTGATCAAACGCTTATTGATTCAACGGATACAAACCGATTTACTATAAGCGATTATTTAAAAAAATTATCTTTTTCATTTTATCGTGTCATATCTGTGGATGATAATGGAAATAAAAGTGGACCAAGTGATCTTATCGGCTTAGAGAATGTAGGTGTTCTATTTAACAATGAAATCAGTTTCGATTACTCTGATTCAATAAAAATTCAGTTGAGGCCTATTACTTTGATTGATCGTTGGGGTTCTCAACAGGGATACAGACAATTTGAATATCTAGATTCGGTAAAAATTAGTCCAATCTCATTTCCAAAAACTATGAGTTTTACCGATAGTGCGATAACCGGTTATGCCAAATTATGGCGTGACACATCAATTGAATTCAGAGTGACAAGCTCAAAACTTGATACGGTTTATCATATAAAATTAAATCCGACTTTTCCGTCAAATAGAACTCCATTTTTTGGCGCTGTACCAGATTCCAATCTTTATGAAGACTCACTGTATCAATGCAAAATAACTGTAGCTGATTCGGATAGTGTTTATGGCGATACAACTATACTGGAATTGCTTTTCAAACCTAGTTGGATGACATTTGATCCTGCGTCAATGATCGTCTATGGGACTCCAACAGCTTATAACGTAGGAGATACATCGTTTTCAATGTTGGTTACCGATTTGCAAGGTGCGACAAATGTGCAAACGCAGTCAATCCGTGTTCATCATACTAATCATGCGCCCATTTTTGGAAGTATTCCAGTTCAAACGGCAAAAGAAGATTCTCAATTTGTAATACGGATTTACGCGCATGATGTTGACAGCATGTTCTTTGGAGACGAATTGCGCTATTTCATGCTGAATGGTCCTTCATGGCTGATAATAGATTCAGTGACCGGTTATCTTACAGGAATTCCAGACGCCTATGATGCTGGTGAAAACCATGTTGTTGTTGAAGCCTACGATCAAAAAGGGGGTAGAGATAGCTTAGTTTTCTCTATCAATGTACTGCATACGAACCATCCGCCAGTCTTTGTTAGTAATCCCGACACAATTGCACTGGAAGACGAGGTTTATAATTATACTGCATATGCCTACGATCAAGATAGTTTGTTATTTAATGATAAGATCAAGTATCGTTTAGTTATAGGTCCACACTGGTTGACGATGGATAGTATTAGTGGTGTTCTCCAAGGCATTCCCGATGGCTATTCGGTTGGCGACACAACAGTTTTATTGGAAGCTACAGATGGTTTTGTAACGATACAGCAATCATTTGAACTTAAGATTGTTCATGTAAATCATGCACCGATTTTTCTGTCGAGTACCGATTCAGTTGCAAAGGTTGATTCACTATATCGCTTTCAGTTATATGCGTTTGATAAGGATAGTTTTTTATTCAATGATATCCTTCGTTACAGGTTGTTTGATGGTCCGGATTGGATGACTATAGACAGTGTAAGCGGTGTTATTATTGGGGTTCCAAGTGAATCGGATATTGGCAAACATTTGGTAATTGCTGAAGCGTATGATAGAAATGGCAGTTCTTCGGAAGTGGAATGGGCGGTAACAGTTGGAAGGGCTTTCCGACCGCCAACAGCGTTTGCACTTGAGAATCCTACTCATCAAGACACTTTAACTTTATTCAAAACACCACTAATGAGAACATTTACATGGAGTAAAGCAAACGACCCGGATTCACAGGACACATTATTATATCATTTTAGAATTTACGGCCCGGGATTAGACACGGTTTTTCATGGCATAAAAGATACAAACGTAACTTTTTCGGGGATTGTATTTCAAGAAAATTCCAAATATTATTGGACGGTCAAGGTGTTCGACGGTATGTTTACGGTTTCTTCTATTGATACTTTTTATTTTCACACGACTAAGCGTTTTTCAAATCAAACTTTTGAAGAATTACCTAAAAGCTTTGAACTCTTTCAGAACTATCCTAATCCATTTAACCCGAACACTATACTTCGTTTTCAAGTTCCCGAAGAAAGCGAGGTTATTCTGGATATCTATAATATACTCGGGCAAAAAGTGCAGAGGATTTACAAAGGGAGGCTTCCGGCAAAGTATTTTGAAATTGATTGGAAGGCTGAGGGGAAAGCGTCAGGAATATATATTATACGTATGGAAGCCATTGGAAAAATTTCAGGTCGAAGATACATAAAATCGAGACGGATACTGTTGTTGAAGTAA